In Triticum aestivum cultivar Chinese Spring chromosome 5B, IWGSC CS RefSeq v2.1, whole genome shotgun sequence, the following proteins share a genomic window:
- the LOC123115956 gene encoding calcium-dependent protein kinase 25-like, which produces MGQCCTNGAGQAAAADAAAEAEPPAPPKTPRGDNAPTNDGPAPAAAEAEPASPATKADPNAKPPAPVGEVLGRPMEDVRATYTIGDELGRGQFGVTYLCTHTETGEKLACKTIAKRKLSGAEDVEDVRREVEIMCHLSGQPNIVDLRGAYEDKHNVHLVMELCAGGELFDRIIAKGHYTERAAASLLRSVVGTVHTFHSMGVMHRDLKPENFLMLNRDESSPIKATDFGLSVFFKEGEVFKDIVGSAYYIAPEVLKRKYGHEADVWSMGVMLYIFLSGVPPFWAETENAIFTAILRGEVDFVSDPWPNISPGAKDLVRKMLQINPKDRLTAIQVLNHPWIKEDGDAPDTPLDNVVLDRMKQFVAMNQFKKAALRVIAGCLSEEEIKGLKEMFKSIDKDNSGTITLEELKNGLAKQGNKFSDNEIQQLMEAADADGNGLIDYEEFVTATVHMNRMDREEHLYTAFQYFDKDNSGYITKEELEQALQEQKLFDAEEFKDVIAEADSDNDGRIDYSEFVAMMRKGTGGAEPSNPKKRRDLVL; this is translated from the exons ATGGGCCAATGCTGCACAAACGGAGCCGGGCAGGCTGCCGCTGCCGACGCGGCGGCCGAGGCAGAGCCGCCGGCGCCCCCAAAGACGCCGCGCGGGGACAACGCACCGACCAACGATGGCCCGGCTCCTGCCGCCGCCGAGGCCGAGCCCGCCTCTCCGGCAACCAAGGCGGACCCCAATGCCAAGCCGCCGGCCCCCGTGGGCGAGGTTCTCGGGCGACCCATGGAGGACGTGCGCGCGACGTACACCATCGGCGATGAGCTCGGGCGTGGCCAGTTCGGCGTGACCTACCTGTGCACCCACACGGAGACGGGGGAGAAGCTCGCGTGCAAGACGATCGCGAAGCGGAAGCTGTCGGGCGCGGAGGACGTGGAGGACGTCCGCCGCGAGGTGGAGATCATGTGCCACCTCTCCGGCCAGCCCAACATCGTGGACCTCCGCGGCGCCTACGAGGACAAGCACAACGTGCACCTGGTGATGGAGCTGTGCGCCGGCGGGGAGCTCTTCGACCGGATCATCGCCAAGGGGCACTACACggagcgcgccgccgcctcgctgctCCGGTCCGTGGTCGGGACCGTGCACACCTTCCACTCCATGGGGGTGATGCACCGGGACCTGAAGCCGGAGAACTTCCTGATGCTCAACAGGGACGAGTCGTCGCCCATCAAGGCCACCGACTTCGGCCTCTCCGTCTTCTTCAAGGAAGGCGAGGTGTTCAAGGACATCGTCGGCAGCGCCTACTACATCGCCCCGGAGGTGCTCAAGCGCAAGTACGGGCACGAGGCTGACGTCTGGAGCATGGGCGTCATGCTCTACATCTTCCTCTCCGGCGTCCCACCCTTCTGGGCGGAGACTGAGAACGCCATCTTCACCGCCATTCTGCGCGGGGAAGTCGACTTCGTCAGCGATCCGTGGCCCAACATCTCCCCCGGGGCCAAGGATCTTGTCAGGAAGATGCTCCAAATCAACCCCAAGGATAGGCTTACGGCCATCCAAGTCCTCA ACCACCCATGGATCAAGGAAGACGGAGACGCCCCCGACACGCCGCTCGACAACGTCGTTCTAGACAGGATGAAGCAGTTCGTGGCCATGAACCAGTTCAAGAAAGCCGCACTGAGA GTCATTGCCGGGTGCCTGTCAGAGGAGGAGATCAAGGGGCTCAAGGAGATGTTCAAGAGCATCGACAAGGACAACAGCGGCACCATCACCCTCGAAGAGCTCAAGAACGGGCTGGCCAAGCAGGGCAACAAGTTTTCGGACAATGAAATTCAGCAACTGATGGAAGCA GCCGATGCCGACGGCAATGGATTGATCGACTACGAGGAGTTCGTCACCGCGACGGTGCACATGAACAGAATGGACAGGGAAGAGCACCTCTACACCGCGTTCCAATACTTCGACAAGGACAACAGTGG GTACATCACAAAAGAAGAGCTGGAGCAAGCCTTACAAGAGCAGAAGTTGTTCGACGCCGAGGAATTCAAGGATGTCATTGCTGAAGCTGATTCCGACAAC GATGGGAGGATAGACTATTCGGAGTTCGTGGCGATGATGAGGAAAGGAACGGGCGGTGCGGAGCCATCGAACCCGAAGAAGAGGCGAGACCTAGTCCTATAG
- the LOC123111275 gene encoding dual specificity protein phosphatase 12, giving the protein MAATSRDAPVPPAMPDLVRDHLYFGDINDAIAALTASLPDGTYITHVLSVVSSASISFFTDYRPGLSLPTEEARRVVAGEDGAPSAVAPGRLMRVVERTGEGLRVTRMAVPLKDTEEENLLDHLEPCLDFIDEGRKAGNVLVHCFAGVSRSATITTAYLMRTEQKSLEEALESLKEINESVCPNDGFLDQLKLFEEMGFKVDTSSPLYRRFRLKLLGQSYKVGEKIGNHVFEDDPGVARQPNPTQESSGKEKTLKTAYRCKKCRRIVAAQDNVIGHTPGEGNSSFEWHDKRKGHTHNKEQDCSSLYVEPLKWMTPVEDGALEGKLSCIHCGARLGYFNWSGIQCNCGSWITPAFQISKSKVDVSTI; this is encoded by the exons ATGGCCGCCACCTCCCGCGACGCCCCTGTCCCGCCCGCCATGCCGGACCTCGTCCGCGACCACCTCTACTTCGGCGACATCAACGACGCCATCGCGGCCCTCACCGCCTCCCTCCCGGACGGCACATACATCACCCACGTCCTGTCCGTCGTCAGCTCCGCCTCCATCTCCTTCTTCACCGACTACCGCCCGGGCCTCTCCTTACCAACAGAGGAGGCCCGCCGCGTGGTCGCCGGGGAGGACGGAGCGCCCTCGGCGGTGGCCCCAGGGCGGCTGATGCGGGTGGTGGAAAGGACCGGGGAAGGGCTAAGGGTGACGCGGATGGCCGTGCCGCTCAAGGACACGGAGGAGGAGAACCTGCTCGACCACCTCGAGCCGTGCCTCGATTTTATCGACGAGGGGAGGAAGGCGGGCAACGTGCTCGTGCATTGCTTCGCGGGGGTCTCCAGGAG TGCTACCATCACCACAGCATATCTAATGAGAACAGAGCAGAAGTCTCTTGAAG AAGCACTAGAGTCCTTGAAGGAAATTAATGAGTCTGTTTGCCCAAACGATGGTTTCCTCGACCAG ttaaaattgtttgaagaaATGGGTTTCAAGGTTGATACTTCAAGTCCTTTATACCGGCGCTTCCGCTTAAAATTGTTAG GTCAGTCCTACAAAGTTGGAGAGAAAATAGGGAACCATGTATTTGAAGACGATCCTGGAGTTGCTCGACAGCCTAATCCTACCCAGGAATCATCAGGCAAGGAGAAGACCCTTAAAACAGCATACCGCTGCAAGAAATGCAGGAGGATCGTTGCTGCACAGGACAATGTTATCGGCCACACTCCTGGTGAAGGCAACTCGAGCTTTGAGTGGCACGACAAGAGGAAAGGCCACACACACAACAAGGAACAAGATTGCTCTTCTCTGTATGTTGAGCCTCTAAAGTGGATGACTCCAG TAGAAGATGGTGCTTTGGAGGGGAAGCTGTCGTGCATCCACTGCGGGGCGCGCCTAGGGTACTTCAACTGGTCAGGGATCCAGTGCAACTGTGGCAGCTGGATCACCCCTGCCTTCCAAATTTCCAAGAGCAAAGTTGATGTAAGCACCATCTAG